The following proteins are co-located in the Sporolactobacillus pectinivorans genome:
- the hpaB gene encoding 4-hydroxyphenylacetate 3-monooxygenase, oxygenase component, with protein sequence MPCIDGKTYINRINSLHNHVWIDGSEISGNISDHPAFAGALKSQARLYDMQHEKAYRDILTCRLPDSDERIGTSYLEPKTKKDLAKRRRCFQIWARQNAGMMGRSPDYMNTVVMTFAACADLFGDAKHSENMRRFYDYCKKNDISLTHTFIQPQVNRSSLYFENAKETIAARVIGRNDEGIIIHGARLLATQGGMTDEILVFPTGAFHFDETYAYAFSIPSNTPGLKFLCRESFADDSSPFDHPLSSRFEEVDSIVVFDHVTVPWERVFLNGNTEIASKLYTDSGFLPQQIHQVTSRNVVKTEFILGVLQSLVDAINISEYQHIRSKIAEVIIGLETLKALLTASEVHASMDQWGTMTPDRKPLMAAMNVFPGIYPRFIEIIQLIGASGLVSIPNEKDFFSENGTDLRKYLQSSDRDGYDKVKLFRLAWDLSLSGFAGRQELYERFFFGDPVRLASGLYRDYDRSKFVKQVEEFLNRKD encoded by the coding sequence ATGCCTTGTATCGATGGCAAGACTTATATCAACCGAATCAACAGTCTTCATAACCATGTCTGGATCGATGGTTCAGAGATTTCAGGCAATATTTCGGATCACCCTGCTTTTGCGGGTGCATTGAAAAGTCAGGCAAGATTATATGATATGCAGCACGAGAAAGCTTATCGGGACATCCTGACTTGCAGATTGCCTGACAGCGACGAAAGAATCGGAACATCCTATCTTGAACCAAAAACGAAGAAAGATCTTGCGAAACGGAGAAGGTGCTTTCAGATATGGGCACGCCAGAACGCCGGCATGATGGGCCGCTCGCCCGACTATATGAATACGGTTGTCATGACCTTTGCAGCCTGCGCAGATCTTTTCGGTGATGCAAAGCACAGTGAAAACATGCGGCGATTTTACGATTACTGCAAAAAAAATGATATCTCTCTGACACACACGTTCATCCAGCCCCAGGTGAACCGCTCTTCTCTATATTTTGAGAACGCCAAGGAAACGATTGCGGCCCGGGTGATTGGCAGAAACGACGAAGGAATCATCATTCATGGGGCACGCCTGCTGGCGACACAGGGCGGTATGACCGATGAGATCCTCGTCTTTCCAACCGGTGCTTTTCATTTTGACGAAACATACGCTTATGCCTTTTCTATACCCTCCAATACCCCGGGTTTAAAGTTTCTATGCCGCGAGTCGTTCGCAGACGACAGCAGCCCGTTTGATCATCCGCTTAGTTCGCGTTTCGAAGAGGTTGATTCAATCGTTGTGTTTGATCATGTCACCGTTCCATGGGAACGAGTATTTCTGAATGGAAATACAGAGATCGCGAGCAAGCTTTACACAGACAGCGGTTTCCTGCCTCAGCAGATTCACCAAGTAACTTCGAGAAATGTTGTAAAAACGGAATTTATTCTCGGCGTTCTGCAGTCCTTGGTCGATGCAATCAATATCAGTGAATATCAGCATATTCGGAGCAAGATTGCAGAGGTGATTATTGGCCTTGAAACGCTTAAGGCATTACTCACAGCTTCCGAGGTTCATGCATCCATGGATCAATGGGGAACGATGACCCCTGACCGGAAACCACTGATGGCGGCCATGAACGTCTTTCCGGGCATCTATCCGCGTTTTATTGAGATCATTCAGTTAATCGGTGCAAGCGGGCTGGTCTCAATTCCCAATGAAAAAGACTTTTTCTCTGAGAACGGAACGGATCTCAGGAAGTACCTTCAGTCATCCGACCGTGACGGATATGACAAAGTAAAACTGTTCCGGCTCGCCTGGGATTTGTCGTTGAGCGGTTTTGCCGGTCGCCAGGAACTGTATGAACGCTTCTTTTTTGGAGATCCTGTTCGTCTTGCATCCGGACTCTATCGGGATTATGATCGTTCAAAATTTGTCAAACAGGTTGAGGAATTCCTGAACAGAAAAGACTAA